The following proteins come from a genomic window of Bacillus sp. Marseille-P3661:
- a CDS encoding sporulation protein, whose amino-acid sequence MSFFGKMFASIGIGSAKVDTVLANDKLTPGEEIKGKVVVKGGNVQQEIDEIYLSVVTFYEREVNDKKVKEETVIGKYRLSERFSINQNETQEIPFSFMLPIDTPVTLGKTKVWVQTGLDIKMAIDPADRDYIEVNAHPLMNAFLNTVTDLGFRLREVEVQAAPRHIRGRLPFLQEFEFVPISGEFRGRLDELEVVFISIRPDQMDVLLQVDRRANNLGGLFSEMLNMDETNLKISVSKEDIPYLKQKLENLIRQYS is encoded by the coding sequence ATGTCTTTTTTCGGAAAAATGTTTGCAAGTATTGGAATAGGTTCTGCTAAGGTAGACACTGTTTTAGCAAATGATAAATTAACACCAGGGGAAGAGATAAAAGGAAAAGTGGTAGTAAAAGGCGGAAATGTTCAACAAGAAATTGATGAAATTTATTTAAGTGTTGTTACTTTTTACGAACGTGAAGTAAATGATAAGAAAGTAAAGGAAGAAACAGTCATTGGAAAATATCGTTTATCAGAACGTTTTTCAATTAATCAAAATGAAACACAGGAAATTCCGTTTTCATTTATGCTACCGATTGATACACCAGTCACGTTAGGAAAAACCAAAGTATGGGTACAAACAGGACTTGATATTAAAATGGCTATTGATCCTGCTGATCGTGATTATATAGAAGTTAATGCCCATCCTTTAATGAATGCCTTTTTAAATACAGTCACGGATTTAGGATTTCGATTAAGAGAGGTTGAAGTGCAAGCTGCACCTCGTCATATTAGAGGAAGATTGCCTTTTCTTCAAGAGTTCGAATTCGTTCCAATTAGTGGTGAATTCAGAGGCAGACTTGATGAACTTGAAGTTGTGTTCATTTCAATTCGACCAGATCAAATGGACGTTTTGTTGCAGGTAGATCGACGAGCTAATAATTTAGGCGGCCTTTTTTCAGAAATGCTGAATATGGATGAAACAAATTTAAAAATTTCTGTTAGTAAGGAAGACATTCCATATCTAAAACAAAAGCTTGAAAACCTTATTAGACAATATAGCTAA
- a CDS encoding aldehyde ferredoxin oxidoreductase family protein → MNLGGFNNKEVVVDLSSGNVTYREINEELAKKYIGGRGLGVKYVFDNGPEVEAFSDDNLLCIMTGPVTGSRSTMSGRLCVVTKSPLTGTVTDSHMGGWTAARLKWSGVDNIIFSGKSDKPVYLYIENGVAELRDASELWGKGVRETIKVLQNRYGKDDLSVMTIGQAGENKIRFANWMNEHDRAAGRGGTGAVAGHKNLKAIVIKAAQKGNMPEPKDKDSYLAANKKATKAVLEGGLTAPKKGGLSLYGTNVLMNIINEVGALPSYNSKESHFERAEEHSGEEIRKTILVADNACHACPVACKKEVEVTEGKYKTRVESFEFESAFAVGSNCGLVDKEPIAFLIDICNEYGMDTIELGHAFSVTMEAYEKGIIEEKLEWGDADAMIELAKKIPFREGLGDILAEGPARAAQKFGSPELSMSVKGQSIPAYDPRGIQGIGLGYATSNRGACHLRGYTVASEIAGIPEPTDRTAAEGKGELLKVFQDLLSFSDSMNICKFSSFSENAEHYAEQYSTMTGNSLTADDVMKAGERIYNLERYYNNLAGYNKREDDFLPKRFTEEGASGNSKGMVSRMDIMLDEYYQVRGWKDGVVTKEKLKELEII, encoded by the coding sequence ATGAACCTAGGTGGATTTAATAACAAAGAGGTTGTAGTAGATTTATCGAGTGGTAATGTTACATACCGTGAAATCAATGAAGAATTAGCTAAGAAATATATTGGTGGTCGTGGTTTAGGTGTTAAGTACGTATTCGATAACGGTCCTGAAGTGGAAGCGTTTTCAGATGATAATTTACTATGCATAATGACTGGACCGGTAACTGGATCTCGTTCAACAATGAGCGGTCGACTTTGTGTCGTTACAAAATCTCCATTGACAGGTACGGTTACCGATTCACATATGGGTGGTTGGACTGCTGCTCGTTTGAAATGGTCTGGTGTTGATAACATTATCTTCTCTGGTAAAAGTGATAAACCGGTGTACCTATATATCGAAAATGGTGTGGCTGAACTTCGTGATGCTAGTGAATTATGGGGTAAAGGTGTTCGTGAAACCATTAAAGTTCTCCAAAACCGTTATGGTAAAGACGATTTAAGTGTAATGACAATCGGCCAAGCGGGAGAAAACAAAATTCGTTTTGCTAATTGGATGAATGAACATGATCGTGCTGCAGGACGCGGAGGAACTGGTGCTGTTGCAGGCCATAAGAATCTAAAAGCAATTGTAATTAAAGCAGCGCAAAAGGGCAATATGCCTGAACCGAAAGATAAAGATAGTTACTTAGCAGCTAATAAGAAAGCGACAAAGGCTGTGTTAGAAGGTGGCTTAACTGCTCCTAAAAAAGGCGGATTATCGCTTTATGGAACAAACGTATTAATGAATATCATTAATGAAGTAGGTGCTTTACCTTCATATAACTCAAAAGAATCTCATTTCGAACGAGCAGAAGAGCATAGTGGTGAAGAAATTCGCAAAACGATTCTTGTTGCAGACAATGCTTGCCATGCCTGTCCAGTAGCCTGTAAGAAAGAGGTAGAGGTAACAGAAGGTAAGTATAAGACTAGAGTTGAAAGCTTTGAATTTGAATCAGCATTCGCTGTAGGTTCCAACTGTGGTTTAGTTGACAAAGAACCAATAGCATTCTTAATCGATATTTGTAATGAATATGGTATGGACACAATTGAGCTAGGTCATGCTTTTTCCGTTACGATGGAAGCATACGAAAAAGGCATTATCGAAGAAAAGCTTGAGTGGGGCGATGCTGATGCGATGATCGAGCTTGCCAAAAAGATTCCATTCAGAGAAGGCTTAGGGGATATTTTAGCTGAGGGACCTGCACGTGCAGCACAAAAATTCGGGTCACCAGAGTTATCTATGTCTGTTAAAGGCCAATCGATCCCAGCGTACGACCCACGTGGAATCCAAGGCATCGGCTTAGGTTATGCAACAAGTAACCGTGGTGCATGTCATTTACGCGGCTATACAGTTGCAAGTGAGATCGCAGGTATTCCTGAACCAACTGATCGTACAGCGGCAGAAGGAAAAGGTGAATTACTAAAAGTATTCCAAGATCTGTTATCATTCTCTGATTCTATGAATATTTGTAAATTCTCATCTTTCTCTGAAAATGCTGAGCATTATGCAGAACAATACAGTACAATGACTGGTAATTCATTAACTGCTGATGATGTAATGAAGGCAGGAGAAAGAATATATAATCTAGAACGCTATTACAATAACCTTGCTGGTTATAATAAGCGTGAAGATGATTTCTTACCAAAACGCTTTACTGAAGAAGGAGCATCTGGTAACAGTAAAGGAATGGTAAGTCGCATGGATATTATGCTTGATGAATATTACCAAGTCCGCGGTTGGAAAGATGGCGTAGTAACTAAGGAAAAATTAAAAGAATTAGAGATTATCTAA
- a CDS encoding ThiF family adenylyltransferase codes for MISEGFERYSRQILFPNINQSGQLKLKDSKVAVVGLGALGTVIANHLTRSGVGYLKIIDRDFVEMSNLQRQMLYDENDALENKPKAIAAYEKLTKINSSIIIKPYVTDIHSWNAEEILSNVDIIVDATDNFQIRYIMNDVSVKYKIPWIYGGAVRSRGMFAVFHGHGGPCYRCLFPTPPVVRGDTCDTVGVISPITSIVASYQATETIKLIVGDKQHSNSNLEQFDIWLNDDMSMELTNSKNDQCTACVHGKFEFLSSTSSHSEDYSTLCGRNTVQISPKIESTIDLEQMEKTLAQIGKVERNPFLLKFHVNTITIVLFKNGRVLVQGTEDITEAKSLYHKYIGN; via the coding sequence ATGATTTCTGAAGGTTTTGAACGATATTCCAGGCAAATTTTATTTCCTAATATTAATCAATCAGGACAACTAAAACTTAAAGACAGTAAAGTTGCCGTGGTTGGTTTAGGAGCACTAGGGACAGTAATTGCCAATCATCTAACACGAAGTGGTGTTGGTTATTTAAAAATTATCGATAGGGATTTTGTTGAAATGAGCAATTTGCAGCGGCAAATGTTATACGATGAAAATGATGCACTTGAAAATAAACCCAAAGCTATTGCAGCATATGAAAAATTAACTAAAATAAATTCTTCTATTATAATTAAACCCTACGTAACAGATATTCATTCATGGAACGCTGAAGAAATTCTTAGCAATGTTGACATCATTGTAGATGCTACAGATAATTTTCAAATCCGTTATATTATGAATGATGTTTCAGTCAAATATAAAATCCCGTGGATCTATGGTGGTGCTGTTCGCTCTCGGGGGATGTTTGCTGTTTTCCATGGACACGGTGGACCTTGTTATCGCTGCCTGTTCCCTACTCCCCCGGTCGTGCGTGGTGATACATGTGATACAGTAGGTGTTATTTCGCCAATCACAAGTATAGTGGCTAGTTATCAAGCAACAGAAACAATTAAATTAATAGTTGGAGACAAGCAACACAGTAATTCTAACCTTGAGCAATTCGATATCTGGTTAAACGACGATATGAGCATGGAGCTTACGAATAGTAAAAATGATCAATGTACTGCTTGTGTTCATGGTAAATTTGAATTTCTAAGTTCAACTTCCTCTCATTCAGAAGATTATTCTACCTTATGTGGGCGAAACACTGTCCAAATATCACCGAAAATAGAAAGCACTATAGACCTAGAACAAATGGAAAAAACACTAGCACAAATAGGAAAAGTTGAAAGAAATCCATTTCTATTAAAATTTCATGTTAATACGATAACGATAGTTCTTTTTAAAAACGGAAGAGTGCTAGTACAGGGAACCGAAGATATAACAGAAGCAAAATCTTTATATCACAAATATATAGGTAATTAA
- a CDS encoding serine/threonine protein kinase yields MVILLNRIKSFILDRPIKKGNVLKERYRIIEVIGEGSYGITYLATDISTNTSCVLKQIKPSRRKLEHVTKAFSYEKRILSMLNHPQIPSYRGSLNHNGHQFLIMDYVPGCTFEELIFNDGKHFDELMTFNILQQIVEVIQYCHELNIIHRDLRIPNILFNKGKIFIVDFGLARFTNTITHDENNRYYEIEKQLRREIHPNSDFYALGHFALFLLYSTFNPQIDEEKSWEEELQLTDRSRCFLRKLLQLEKPYLDHKELNDDLTELIQYINTIS; encoded by the coding sequence ATGGTGATTCTTCTAAACAGAATTAAATCGTTTATTCTTGACCGTCCAATTAAAAAAGGCAATGTGTTAAAAGAACGATATAGGATAATTGAAGTTATAGGAGAAGGGAGCTATGGCATCACCTATCTTGCCACTGATATTTCTACTAACACTTCATGTGTCCTGAAACAAATAAAACCTTCAAGACGAAAACTAGAACATGTGACTAAGGCGTTTAGTTATGAAAAAAGAATACTGTCTATGCTAAACCATCCACAAATTCCGAGTTATCGAGGTAGCCTTAATCATAATGGTCACCAATTTTTAATTATGGATTATGTTCCGGGCTGTACGTTTGAAGAACTAATTTTTAACGATGGAAAACACTTTGATGAGTTAATGACTTTCAACATATTACAGCAGATCGTAGAAGTGATTCAATATTGTCATGAGTTAAATATTATTCACCGAGATTTAAGGATTCCTAATATTTTATTTAATAAGGGAAAAATTTTTATCGTTGATTTTGGATTAGCCCGTTTCACAAATACTATCACACACGATGAAAATAATCGTTATTATGAAATTGAAAAGCAGTTAAGGCGAGAAATACATCCTAATAGTGATTTTTATGCGCTCGGTCATTTTGCTCTCTTTTTATTATATTCGACGTTCAATCCGCAAATTGATGAAGAAAAAAGTTGGGAAGAGGAGTTACAGCTTACTGACCGATCACGTTGTTTTTTACGAAAACTACTACAGCTGGAGAAACCTTATTTAGACCATAAAGAATTAAACGATGATTTAACTGAGTTAATTCAATATATAAATACTATTTCATAA
- a CDS encoding glycine betaine uptake BCCT transporter, translated as MKDKVSNVFWISLVIATAFVIWGVVAPIHLGEIMDTTKAYFLNSFGWFYQLSATFFLLFAIFLIFSKYGNIKLGDENDKPEFNRATWFAMLFSAGMGIGLLFYGVSEPISHFHTPPLGEGGTTEAATQALRYTYLHWGFHAWAIYSTIALVLAYYKFKKKAPGLISATLTPILGDKAKGPIGTAIDTIAVFATIFGVAASLGLGAAQINGGLSYLTGIPNDFSIQLIIIVIVTVLFLLSAGTGIKKGIKYLSNANLILALILLIAFLILAPTQFVLNIFTTTLGSYIQNLPSMGLRLAPFNAERASWVQGWTIFYWAWWIAWAPFVGTFIARVSKGRTVREFVFAVSVIPTIVCIFWFAVFGGTAIYFDFYQGTNIGDQPLETALFYVFEQMPFTGVLSVITLLLISTFFVTSADSATFVLGMQTSFGSLEPPNVVKFVWGFFLSASAVILMRSGGLDAMQTAIIVSAFPLTFVLILMAFSVLKDFSKELAAKKQKVKVEKRKIKGNENPNPA; from the coding sequence ATGAAGGATAAAGTATCAAATGTATTTTGGATATCACTAGTTATAGCAACTGCCTTTGTCATTTGGGGTGTTGTTGCACCAATTCATTTAGGTGAAATAATGGATACTACTAAAGCATATTTCCTAAACTCGTTTGGATGGTTCTATCAACTATCAGCTACTTTTTTCCTATTATTTGCGATATTTTTGATCTTTAGTAAATATGGGAACATCAAATTAGGTGATGAAAATGATAAACCTGAATTCAATCGGGCTACATGGTTTGCGATGCTTTTTAGTGCAGGAATGGGAATTGGTTTATTGTTTTATGGTGTTTCCGAACCCATCTCGCATTTCCATACCCCACCATTAGGTGAGGGTGGTACAACTGAAGCGGCTACACAGGCATTGCGTTACACATACCTTCATTGGGGATTCCATGCTTGGGCGATATACAGTACAATTGCCCTTGTGTTAGCGTATTATAAGTTTAAGAAAAAAGCACCAGGGTTAATAAGTGCAACCTTAACTCCTATTCTAGGAGATAAAGCAAAAGGACCAATAGGTACTGCAATTGATACAATTGCTGTGTTTGCAACTATTTTTGGCGTAGCTGCATCGTTAGGTTTAGGAGCTGCTCAAATTAATGGCGGCTTAAGTTACTTAACAGGAATTCCAAATGATTTCTCTATTCAATTGATTATCATCGTAATTGTAACTGTGTTATTTCTTCTTTCTGCGGGTACTGGGATTAAAAAAGGAATCAAATATTTAAGTAATGCAAATTTAATTCTTGCGCTTATACTATTAATTGCATTTCTTATCCTTGCACCTACGCAGTTTGTATTAAATATATTTACCACCACTCTTGGCAGCTATATACAAAATCTTCCTAGCATGGGATTGCGGTTAGCGCCATTTAATGCAGAAAGAGCCTCATGGGTTCAAGGTTGGACTATTTTTTATTGGGCTTGGTGGATTGCTTGGGCCCCTTTTGTAGGTACGTTCATAGCTCGTGTTTCAAAAGGAAGGACTGTACGTGAGTTTGTGTTTGCAGTATCAGTTATTCCTACCATTGTTTGTATCTTTTGGTTTGCAGTATTTGGTGGCACTGCAATCTATTTTGACTTTTATCAAGGAACAAATATTGGTGATCAACCCTTGGAAACAGCATTATTTTATGTGTTCGAGCAAATGCCATTTACAGGGGTATTGTCGGTAATTACTTTGCTACTAATTTCAACATTCTTTGTCACATCAGCCGATTCGGCTACATTCGTATTAGGGATGCAAACTAGTTTTGGTAGCCTAGAACCTCCTAACGTTGTTAAGTTTGTATGGGGATTTTTCTTATCCGCTTCAGCGGTAATCCTAATGCGGTCAGGCGGATTAGATGCAATGCAAACAGCCATCATTGTAAGTGCTTTTCCTTTAACGTTTGTATTAATATTGATGGCATTCTCTGTATTAAAGGACTTTAGTAAGGAACTAGCTGCGAAAAAGCAGAAGGTTAAAGTGGAAAAAAGGAAAATTAAAGGTAATGAAAATCCCAATCCAGCTTAA
- the ectB gene encoding diaminobutyrate--2-oxoglutarate transaminase, with the protein MKPNNKENPMSIFEQLESEVRAYCRSFPTVFTRASGSKMWDENGKEYIDFLSGAGSLNYGHNNQKMKKKLVDYILDDNITHSLDMATDAKRTFLKRFNEVILKPRDLDYKIMFPGPTGTNTVESALKLARKVTGRTNIISFTNSFHGMTIGSLSVTGNSFKRKGAGVPLQNSVSMPFDNYIDEDFDTVEYLERFLEDNGSGVDKPAAMILETVQGEGGINAARFEWLKRIEQVCRKWDILLIVDDVQAGVGRTGTFFSFEPAGIKPDIVCLSKSIGGYGLPLALTLFRRDLDVWAPGEHNGTFRGNNHAFVTATESLNFWADTSFEKGIEEKSEIITNFLKDIVKKYPEIKGDVRGRGFMQGIGTQDEGLAEKICGEAFNRGLIMETSGPNSEVFKLFPALTIEMSELKQGLTIIEESVKSVVKSQAKELATA; encoded by the coding sequence ATGAAACCTAATAATAAGGAAAACCCAATGTCGATTTTTGAACAGTTAGAGTCTGAAGTACGTGCGTATTGCAGAAGTTTCCCCACTGTTTTCACAAGGGCATCAGGAAGTAAAATGTGGGATGAAAATGGAAAAGAGTACATTGACTTTTTATCTGGAGCTGGTTCCTTAAATTATGGACATAATAATCAAAAAATGAAAAAGAAATTAGTGGATTATATTTTGGATGATAATATTACACATAGTCTTGATATGGCCACTGATGCAAAAAGAACATTTTTAAAACGCTTTAATGAAGTGATCTTAAAACCTAGAGATCTAGATTATAAAATTATGTTTCCAGGACCAACCGGTACAAATACCGTTGAAAGTGCTTTAAAGCTTGCCCGTAAAGTAACCGGAAGAACGAATATAATCAGTTTTACAAATAGTTTTCACGGTATGACAATTGGTTCACTTTCTGTTACAGGAAATTCATTTAAACGTAAAGGTGCCGGAGTACCATTACAAAATTCCGTATCTATGCCATTTGATAATTATATAGACGAAGATTTCGACACAGTGGAGTATCTCGAGCGATTTTTGGAAGATAACGGTAGCGGCGTTGATAAGCCGGCTGCAATGATTCTCGAGACAGTCCAAGGTGAAGGCGGCATCAATGCAGCACGCTTTGAGTGGTTAAAGCGCATCGAACAGGTTTGTCGCAAGTGGGATATTCTTCTTATTGTAGATGATGTCCAGGCTGGGGTTGGACGTACAGGTACATTCTTTAGCTTTGAACCCGCTGGAATTAAACCTGATATTGTTTGCCTTTCGAAATCTATTGGCGGATACGGTTTACCATTAGCCCTTACCCTATTTAGACGTGATCTTGATGTTTGGGCACCAGGCGAACATAATGGTACGTTCCGAGGCAATAACCATGCTTTCGTAACAGCAACAGAAAGTTTAAATTTCTGGGCCGATACGTCTTTTGAAAAAGGAATTGAAGAAAAATCCGAGATTATAACAAATTTCTTAAAGGATATTGTTAAGAAATATCCTGAGATTAAAGGTGACGTTCGTGGCCGTGGCTTTATGCAAGGTATCGGTACCCAGGATGAAGGATTGGCTGAAAAAATATGTGGTGAAGCCTTTAACCGTGGTCTTATTATGGAAACATCTGGACCTAACAGTGAAGTATTTAAGCTCTTCCCTGCTCTAACGATTGAAATGTCCGAATTAAAACAAGGATTAACTATTATCGAAGAAAGTGTAAAATCAGTTGTCAAATCACAAGCGAAAGAACTAGCAACTGCTTAA
- a CDS encoding YbjQ family protein: MIIVTTETVHGKEIKELKGFVRGSTIQSKHVGKDILAGLKTLVGGEIKEYTEMMEQARQIAIGRMVEDAKQKGANAIVTVRLETSAVMQNASEIIAYGTAVYVE, translated from the coding sequence ATGATTATAGTGACTACTGAAACAGTACATGGTAAAGAAATAAAAGAGTTAAAAGGTTTCGTAAGAGGGAGTACTATACAGTCTAAGCATGTAGGTAAGGATATACTAGCGGGATTAAAAACATTAGTAGGTGGGGAAATAAAAGAGTACACTGAAATGATGGAACAAGCTCGCCAAATAGCGATTGGACGAATGGTCGAAGATGCCAAACAAAAGGGTGCTAACGCCATTGTCACTGTACGACTCGAAACTTCTGCTGTTATGCAAAATGCTTCCGAAATCATTGCTTATGGAACAGCTGTTTACGTAGAATAA
- a CDS encoding aldolase catalytic domain-containing protein codes for MDHRSKILDCTIRDGGLVNNWDFSVEFVQDLYNSLSEAGVEYMEIGYKNSPKLLNATEPNPWRFLDDNFLKEIIPEKKFTKLSALVDIGRVDPDDILPRDESVLDMIRVACYIREVDKGLELVEMFHDLGYETTLNIMALSSVPENQLIKAFEMVRESSVDVVYIVDSFGSLDPLDIEHQVKKFKEMVPNKQLGIHTHNNMQLAFANTLSAIRNGVTFLDSSVYGMGRAAGNCHTELLVSYIQKSSYELKPVLGVIERHMLEMREKWEWGYIIPYMISGLLNEHPRVAMAYRDSENRDKFEDFYDKVTTPESSLSSK; via the coding sequence ATGGATCATCGTAGCAAAATTTTAGACTGTACGATTCGAGATGGAGGATTAGTTAACAATTGGGACTTCAGTGTTGAATTTGTTCAAGACTTGTATAATAGCCTTAGTGAAGCTGGTGTGGAGTATATGGAGATTGGTTACAAAAATTCTCCAAAGCTTCTTAATGCGACAGAACCCAATCCATGGAGATTTCTTGATGATAACTTTTTAAAAGAAATAATCCCTGAGAAAAAGTTCACCAAACTATCTGCATTAGTTGATATAGGACGTGTAGACCCAGATGACATTTTGCCTCGTGATGAAAGTGTATTAGATATGATTCGTGTGGCTTGTTATATCCGCGAAGTCGATAAAGGTTTAGAGCTTGTGGAAATGTTTCACGACCTTGGTTATGAAACTACACTTAATATTATGGCATTATCAAGCGTGCCTGAAAATCAGCTTATAAAAGCGTTTGAAATGGTTCGGGAAAGTTCTGTTGACGTTGTTTATATCGTGGACTCATTCGGTAGCTTAGATCCTTTAGATATTGAACATCAAGTTAAGAAATTCAAAGAAATGGTACCAAATAAACAGCTAGGAATACATACCCATAACAATATGCAGTTAGCCTTTGCCAATACACTTTCAGCGATTCGCAACGGTGTTACTTTCCTTGACTCTTCCGTTTATGGTATGGGACGAGCAGCAGGTAACTGTCATACCGAACTACTTGTTAGTTACATTCAAAAATCAAGTTATGAATTAAAACCTGTTCTTGGAGTAATTGAAAGGCATATGCTAGAAATGCGAGAAAAATGGGAGTGGGGCTATATTATTCCTTACATGATTTCAGGTTTGCTTAATGAACATCCTAGAGTAGCCATGGCATACCGTGATAGTGAAAATCGTGATAAATTTGAAGATTTTTATGACAAAGTGACAACACCTGAATCTAGTCTATCTTCAAAGTAA
- a CDS encoding ubiquitin-like small modifier protein 1 yields MNVKVKVFANLREICGASIVEVPSETYVVIDILEELVRMFPDMEEEIFTEERILKQFVHVFINGHNIIHKDGLLTVINPEDQFALFPPVAGG; encoded by the coding sequence ATGAATGTAAAAGTTAAAGTTTTTGCAAATTTACGTGAAATATGTGGTGCAAGTATAGTTGAGGTACCATCTGAAACTTATGTTGTTATTGATATACTAGAAGAATTAGTAAGAATGTTTCCGGATATGGAGGAAGAAATCTTTACGGAAGAACGTATATTAAAACAATTTGTCCATGTTTTTATTAACGGCCATAATATTATCCATAAAGATGGACTATTAACAGTTATAAATCCTGAAGATCAGTTTGCATTATTTCCTCCAGTTGCAGGTGGTTAA
- the ectA gene encoding diaminobutyrate acetyltransferase, with amino-acid sequence MSTESTITTNSNSVLVQEKEITIDFVNPNAKDGSSMWKLVKESGALDLNSPYSYLMMSKYFENTCIVAKHEEQLAGFVTAFIMPNQPDTVFVWQIGVSQQYQGQGIATKILQALLDCESCEDVKFLEATISPSNIASQSLFTGLAKKKNTDVKIFDCFPEEWFPEGNHESELTYRIGPF; translated from the coding sequence TTGTCAACTGAAAGTACAATAACAACGAATTCAAATTCAGTGTTAGTACAAGAGAAAGAAATTACAATTGATTTTGTAAATCCAAACGCAAAAGATGGTTCATCAATGTGGAAGCTTGTCAAAGAGTCGGGTGCTCTTGATTTAAATTCACCCTACAGCTATTTAATGATGTCAAAATATTTTGAAAATACGTGTATTGTCGCTAAGCACGAAGAACAGTTAGCTGGATTTGTTACCGCTTTTATTATGCCTAACCAGCCAGATACTGTGTTTGTATGGCAAATAGGTGTTTCACAACAATATCAAGGTCAAGGAATTGCAACAAAAATCTTACAAGCCCTCCTTGATTGTGAAAGTTGTGAAGATGTGAAATTTTTAGAAGCAACAATTTCCCCTTCTAATATTGCATCCCAATCCTTATTTACAGGATTAGCAAAAAAGAAAAACACTGACGTTAAAATTTTTGATTGTTTCCCTGAAGAATGGTTCCCCGAAGGTAATCATGAATCTGAACTGACGTATAGAATTGGACCATTTTAA
- a CDS encoding ectoine synthase has product MKVVKLEEILGTEHDVDGGTWVSRRLINKSDGMGYSVNDTIIKAGTETHIWYQNHLEAVYCIEGDGEVETLADGKIYKITPGTLYALDKHDEHLLRGGKEDMRVVCVFNPPLSGKEVHDENGVYPVDED; this is encoded by the coding sequence ATGAAAGTAGTTAAATTAGAAGAAATACTTGGAACAGAACATGATGTAGATGGTGGTACATGGGTTAGTCGACGATTAATTAACAAAAGTGATGGTATGGGCTATTCAGTAAATGACACGATAATTAAAGCTGGAACTGAAACACATATTTGGTATCAAAATCATCTCGAAGCCGTTTATTGCATTGAAGGTGATGGTGAAGTTGAAACATTAGCAGATGGAAAAATCTACAAAATCACACCAGGTACTCTTTATGCGCTTGACAAACATGATGAGCATCTATTACGTGGCGGCAAAGAAGATATGCGCGTAGTCTGCGTATTTAATCCACCACTGTCTGGTAAAGAAGTACACGATGAAAACGGTGTATATCCTGTAGATGAAGACTAA
- a CDS encoding GNAT family N-acetyltransferase: MLAGFKDTLTNIVEVLKEDGLDTHYFEDEGRFLFRIDELMYDAGFSCNNIVLDVFFDEEEKVLFIGLLRFPKRFRRSGLGSKIVTAIKSYANKHHFFIYLDAWNESQSFWKRHGFKHVYTDKYNFEILGYSGDGFDIFHEWETFKKTKVFKTYLVCHE; encoded by the coding sequence ATGTTGGCAGGTTTTAAGGATACGTTAACCAATATTGTTGAGGTATTAAAGGAAGATGGACTTGATACGCATTATTTCGAGGATGAAGGCCGGTTTCTTTTTCGTATAGATGAACTAATGTATGACGCTGGATTTAGTTGTAATAATATTGTGCTCGATGTTTTTTTTGATGAGGAAGAAAAGGTGCTTTTTATTGGTTTATTGCGTTTTCCAAAAAGATTTAGACGATCAGGATTAGGTTCGAAAATAGTAACTGCAATTAAAAGCTATGCCAATAAACATCATTTTTTTATTTATTTAGATGCATGGAATGAATCTCAATCATTTTGGAAGAGGCATGGTTTCAAACATGTGTACACAGATAAATATAATTTTGAAATATTAGGTTATTCCGGTGATGGTTTCGATATTTTTCATGAATGGGAAACATTTAAAAAAACAAAAGTATTTAAAACATATCTTGTATGTCATGAATAA